The sequence TGAAACAAACGAGTTAAAAAAACTGGAAAAACTTAGGCCACTGATGACCCCCAAAAGAAGTGAGGCTGGGCGTCAAACCACACGTCTTGAGCGAAGGGATTATCGTCGTATCCTACCCGGAGTAGACATAAGCCTTGGGCCGGGGCGGCATACTTGACCCTATGACGCTGGCGCTGTTGCCAAAGGTGACCAAACTCTATCGGTGTGAGGTCGCCGCTACCGACTTTGACCACCAAACCCATAATCAGCCGTACCATGCCGTATAAAAAACCCTTGGCTTGAAGCTCAACCGTGAGAAATGTGTCTTGACGACTACACTCGGCAGCTTGCAGATCTACCCAAGAATGACTCTTGCCCGATCGCGCCCGGTGAAAGGCAGACATATCGTGGTGGCCCACCATAGCATCAAGCGCCGTCTGAATTTTGCCCTGGTCTAAGTAGTGGCGATAGTAGTGCCACACGAAGGGACGCACAAACAGGTTAGGCTGCTGCCCCGTGTAAAGGGTATATCGGTAGCGCCGCCAACAGGCCGAAAACTGGGCATGCCAGGTATCGGCCACCCTTGCCGATGCTCGAATCAGAATGTCATCAGGCAGTCGAGCATTTAACACATCAGCCCAGCGGTGAGCCGGGATAAAGTTAGGGGCATCAAAGTGAGCTACCTGAGCCGCTGCATGAACGCCACTATCGGTACGACCAGCTCCACTGAGACGTGCGTCATAACCCAATACGGAACGAATCGCTGCTTCGATCTCGCCCTGCACCGTACGGGCATTGGGTTGCCACTGCCAGCCGTGGAGATGAGTGCCGACATACTGCACAACTAGAGCGACCCGCTGAGTTTGTTCAGCAAACTCGGCAGGCTGGCTTTCTAAGCTGCGCTGTATGGGTGACGACTTCTCCATAAAAACGGGCAAAGGACTAAAAATAACGACGTTAGACAAGCCAGCAGCGCACTAGGTCAACTCAATGATGGCCATCTCAGAGTTGTCGCCACGGCGACGAACAGTTCTGACGATGCGAGTATAGCCACCATCGCGAGCACCATAGCGCTCACTTGCTTGGCTGAACAGGGCGTGCACTAACTGCTTATCGTAGATGTAACCCATCGCTTGGCGTCGGGCAGGCAAAGAGCCATCCTTGGCCAATGTGATCATGCGATCGGCTTCTTCGCGCACAGCCTTAGCCCGAGCTTTGGTTGTGGTGATTCGACCATGGCGGATTAACTCGGTAGTCAAGGAGCGAAGTAGGGCCTTACGCTGGTCTGCGGGCTTCCCTAATTGATGAACGCGACAACGGTGACGCATGACACTGAACTCAGGTGAACAACAAAACTACACGTAACAGGAGAAACATAAGGGGAGGGGCAGCTTAGCCCGCTCACTTGGCCTGCTCCTAGTTAAACCTAAGGTAAGGGTTAAAAAACCGTAGCCTTAAGCGGTCTTAGAAGCTTTTTCTAAGGGGAGAGTAATACCAAGTCGCTCTTGGAGCGCTTCGATCACTTCTTCGGCAGACTTTTGACCGAAGTTCTTAATCTCTAACAGATCTTCTTGGCTGAAATCCAATAGATCGGCTACAGAGTTAATTTGGGCTCGCTTCAAGCAGTTGTAGGCCCGCACTGACAGCCGCAATTCCTCAATAGGAATCTGATTATTCGGATCTTCTTCCTTAACTTCTTCGTCAAATTTAGGCTCTAAGGTGACATCCTTGAGTGGCATAAACAGCCCCACTAGAATGTCTGCTGCCTGACTCATGGCCTGCTGGGGAGTAATGCTGCCGTTGGTCCAGATGTCCATGATGAGCTGGTCACGCTGCATGGAGCCAGAAACAACTACTTCCTCAACGGTATAGTTGACCTTTTTGACCGGCATGAAAATCGAGTCAATTTGAATGAAATCGAGCGCAGTAGCATCATCTTTGCTCCGCTCGACGGCTCGATAGCCCTGCCCGCGCTCAATTCTGAACTCCATTTCTAGAGTGCAGCCGTCGGCAACGGTAGCGACGTACTGTTCTGGATTCACCACCTCTACTTCCGAGGGCAGTTCAAAATGCCCAGCGGTCACCCTAGCCGGACCCTGCACGAGCAAGCGGCCAATCTGAGGCTGGCTCGAGTAGCTCCGCAGGGTAATCTCCTTCATATTGAGGAGAATATCCAGCACGTCTTCTCGAACGCCTGT is a genomic window of Nodosilinea sp. E11 containing:
- the truA gene encoding tRNA pseudouridine(38-40) synthase TruA; protein product: MEKSSPIQRSLESQPAEFAEQTQRVALVVQYVGTHLHGWQWQPNARTVQGEIEAAIRSVLGYDARLSGAGRTDSGVHAAAQVAHFDAPNFIPAHRWADVLNARLPDDILIRASARVADTWHAQFSACWRRYRYTLYTGQQPNLFVRPFVWHYYRHYLDQGKIQTALDAMVGHHDMSAFHRARSGKSHSWVDLQAAECSRQDTFLTVELQAKGFLYGMVRLIMGLVVKVGSGDLTPIEFGHLWQQRQRHRVKYAAPAQGLCLLRVGYDDNPFAQDVWFDAQPHFFWGSSVA
- the rplQ gene encoding 50S ribosomal protein L17; translation: MRHRCRVHQLGKPADQRKALLRSLTTELIRHGRITTTKARAKAVREEADRMITLAKDGSLPARRQAMGYIYDKQLVHALFSQASERYGARDGGYTRIVRTVRRRGDNSEMAIIELT
- a CDS encoding DNA-directed RNA polymerase subunit alpha, which encodes MAQFHVDCVESVVEDDQSQYGRFVIEPLERSQGTTVGNALRRVLLSNLEGVAITAVRIAGATHEFSTITGVREDVLDILLNMKEITLRSYSSQPQIGRLLVQGPARVTAGHFELPSEVEVVNPEQYVATVADGCTLEMEFRIERGQGYRAVERSKDDATALDFIQIDSIFMPVKKVNYTVEEVVVSGSMQRDQLIMDIWTNGSITPQQAMSQAADILVGLFMPLKDVTLEPKFDEEVKEEDPNNQIPIEELRLSVRAYNCLKRAQINSVADLLDFSQEDLLEIKNFGQKSAEEVIEALQERLGITLPLEKASKTA